Genomic segment of Paenibacillus sp. FSL R5-0623:
AAGCGGTTCAACTCATGAGCAATCTGAACACAACTGCTCAGCATTTTAAGGTCAACGATCTTGGTAACGGGTACTGGAGTATCATTAACGTGAACAGCAATAAAGCGATTGAAGTGGCAAACGCTTCCACTTCGGATGGAGCCAAGCTACAGCAGAACACCTACACAGGTGCTACAAACCAACAATGGAAATTTGTTGCCGTGAGCAATTAATAAGGACAATGTTAAACAAAAAACCTCCCCAAGTCATTCCATGTCTTGGGGAGGTTTTTTGCGTTTATTTTTAATACTTTGGGAATGAGACCATGCGAAGGTAAAATACAACTATATTTGTGCGTCAACCCGCAGAGTGACAATTATTTTCATGCAAGCATTGTACGCTGCAGTATGTAAATGTACCATAAGGAAGAAGTTGTACCTTCACCAGGAAGAAATGCCCGGTGTATCATTGAACAGCTACCTTATCACAGAGAAATGTAAGCGCTTGATAAAAAAAGGGAGGGTACATATGCAGCTCCTATGGTCCAAATTTTCACCCGTGTTCCGCCGATTCCTCATTTCGTATCTTGTCATTCTAATGATTCCTCAAATTGCGGGATATGCTTCTTACCGAGCTTCCATTGAAGCAGCCCGTTCCAGCTCCATTGAGAACAGTTTGAAGTCGCTGAGTCTTGGCAAAGAGATCATTGAGCGAAATCTTCTTCAAGTCGAAGCTTTTACCAGACAACTTGCCGTCAATCCCGATTTGCAAAATTTAATTGCTGGCCCAAAGCCGCATGATCTCCACAATGTCTACGGTATGAACCGCATGCAGCGGAGCCTCTCCATGTACAGCAGTACCAATGATTACTTGTCTCATTTCTTCATTCACATTCCGAACTACAATGCCATCATCACACCAAGAACTGTGTATTATCGTCCAGAGCATTATTATGCTGCCAATCAACTGGACGGTATGTCGTTTGAACAATGGCATGACCAAATTCTCAAACAACCACACTTTAATGAAATCATACCGCTTCGAAACTATAAACGTGAAATACTGGGCACTGTGCTTGCAGACGTTCCCGCCATTACGTTTCTGCAATCTCTGCCTTTGAACAGCTTCAACAAACCGCAAGCGACGATTGGTGTCATGATTGATCAGGATCAGATGGCCAGCCTTACTCAACATATTGTGGATCAATATGGCGGCTGGACTCTCGTCACCGATGCGGAAGGGCAGATCATTTTCTCCCTTGGCATTGAACAGGGCGAGGCTGAGCAAATGGCACAGAATCATCGGAGAGAAGGTAACACTGGGGAAACGGAGCTGAACGTGCAGAATGTACAGCCTGGAAGTGATGGTCGGCTGCTGATATCGATACAGTCCAGTCAAAATGGATGGAATTACATGGCAGGGATTCCGGAGAAAGCACTCATGACAAAAGCGGACCAAATCAAACAAGTCACGCTGGTCTTTACTTTGGCAACCATTGCCTTGGGACTGTTATTCGGGCTGTTTCTGGCCTATCGTAATAGTGCACCCGTATACAGATTGTTGGCCTCTTTTCGGGAACAAATCACCGATTCTCCAGGCAGACGGGGCAATGAATATGATTTTTTGGCAAGCCATATTAACAATCTCATTGCTAATAATGACTCACTTAAAAACGCCATGAATGAGCAGATTCCGTTATTGAGAGATGGTTTTATCAAACGTTTGTTAACCGGAGAAGTCTATACCTCACTTGAGTTGGAGGTTATCTCATCCCAGGCGCACATTTCTCTTCATAGCAGCAAGGGCTTGGCAGGCTTAGTGAAGGTAAACGGATATGCCAATCCGGACAGTGAAGAAACTATCCATGAACTGGGTGTGGCAAGGCTGCTTATCAAACAAGTACTTACAGAATGGAATGCGCAGCTGCTGATCACGGATTGGGGAACAGACCAGATCGCTTTTGCCTGTCCATTGGATGAGAACTCACTGAATGAAGCTATAGGGAGATGTGAAAAAGAGCTGAACACCTTGATGGAAGTGATCTACCGGGAGCATCGGATATCCACAACAATTGGCACAGGTGCAGCTTACGAGGTCTGGAATGATGCGGGTCGCTCCTTTGACGAAGCCAAACAAGCTCTGGATTATGCCATTCATATGGGAACAGATCATCTGGTGAGATTTGAAGATACGATGAAGGAAAATGAATTGTACTATTATCCGATTGAGTCTGAACAGCGCTTGCTGAACACGATCAAAGTCGGTGAGCCTGAAGAGGCGATACGCATTCTGGAGCAATTGTTTCTTCGTAATTTAGAGGAGCGGGAACTGTCCTACGAGATGACACAGCAGTTCATCATGGAGCTGAAGGGGACTTTTCTGAAGCTGGACGAACCCAAATTCAAGCTGGATGCCTCCCTGCTGGAGGAATATAAATCTCGGGTGACATCCATTCAGATGACAGAAACGATTACTTCGCTGCAGGCAAAATTCAAACAGTTAACAGAAGACATCTGCGGTGACTTCCAGAGAAGAAGAGCAGGAGCACATGCGGATACTGTAAGCGAAATGATTTATTTTATCCAACAACATTATGGGGATGCAAACTTGACGATCTATCGGATTGCCGAGCACATGAGCAAGTCCGAGAAGTTTATATCTCAACTGTTCAAAGAACATACAGGAGAGAATCTTTCCGATTATGTAGAACGGGTACGCATCGATGCTGCCTCGAACTTGTTGCACTCTACCGGTCAGACTATTGACGAGATAGCGGAGGCCACCGGGTATAATAGTGCACATTCATTCCGCCGAGCTTTCAAGCGGGTACGCGGCATTTCTCCGAGTGTATTTCGGAAAATGGACGTTCATAGCGGTTAATGTAGGCTGTTTCTCGGGAACTATATTCGCTATTTGTACTTTCTCAGCGTAACTGTACCTTTACGCATCCCCAGCGCAATCTTATGATTACTCAAAAAGTAAGCGCTACCAAGTTGAGCTGAAGTTCAGCACGATTTGGAGCCAAGAATGGGGGGGATGATTCTGAGAACCACAATGACCAGTGAATCAAAGTCCGTGGAGAAACTAAGTAAACCGTTTGCCTTGAAGCAAGCATTATCCAGAAGCTGGAGGCGACATTGGCAGCTGTATCTGCTGATCCTGCCACCGATTGCTTACTTTATTATTTTCAAGTATGTACCCATGGTGAATGCAGTCCTGGCTTTTAAAGATTACAACGTCATCAAGGGGATCTGGGGCAGTCCGTGGGCCGGAACCAAGTATTTCGAATTACTTTTCAAAAATCCGGCGTTTGTCACGCTGATCAAGAACACGCTCTACATTTCGTTTTACAGCCTGATCGTTGGTTTCCCGATTCCTATATTACTGGCGCTGGCACTGAACGAAATCAAAAACATACGATTCAAAAAAACAGTACAAATGGTGACGTATGCTCCATATTTCATCTCTACCGTTGTTATGGTCTCCATCATTATGCTCTTTCTGTCTCCTAGGCTGGGTATTGTCAACACGATTGCAGGCGCCCTTGGTTTCGAAGCAGTGAATTTTCTCGGTGAGCCTGGACTGTTTCGATCCATCTACGTATTCTCCGATGTGTGGCAGGGAATGGGGTACTCCGCTGTGATATATCTGGCTGCTCTGGCAGGTGTTGATCCATCCCTGTATGAAGCCGCCAAAGTGGACGGAGCCAACCGAATACAGAAAATCATCAATGTTGATCTGCCTGGACTACTTCCGGCAGCCGTCATCATTCTGATCCTGAGTGTAGGGAATATCATGGCTGTTGGCTTCGAAAAAATATATTTGCTGCAAAATCCGCTCAACCTGTCTGCTTCGGAGATCATCTCCACGTATGTCTATAAAATAGGATTGCTGAATGCCAATTACAGCTTCGCTACTGCGGTCGGCCTGTTCAACTCGGTGATTAACCTGATTCTGCTATTAATCGTAAACGCGGTTGCCAAGCGACTGTCCAATACAAGCTTATGGTAACGGGAGCGAAAGGAGGAGAACCAACCCATGCCTAACACACAGACAAATGCAGGTCGTCCGCGGATCAAGAGCAGTAGTACGATCCGTGAATCCTGGGGAGACCGCGTATTTATAACGGTTGTTTACTTCATGCTGACTGTGGTGCTGATTGCCGTGCTGTATCCCTTGATATATATTGTGAGTTCATCGCTCAGTAGCCCTGCTGCTGTCTCCTCGGGAAAAGTCTGGTTGTGGCCCATTGACCTGACGTTTGACGGTTACAAGTCTGTATTGCGGAATGATCAAGTCCTTACTGGTTATGCCAATTCCCTTTTCTATACAGCCTGCGGCACCTTCATCAGCGTGGCACTGACTATTATGATTGCTTATCCATTATCCAAAAAAACGTTTGTTGGTCGCAGCTCGTTAATGATGTTTATTACCTTCACCATGCTGTTCTCGGGCGGTTTGATCCCTACCTATCTGGTGGTCAAAACCATGGGACTGATTGATACCCGCTGGGCGTTGCTGATTCCCAATGCCGTTTGGGTATGGCAAGTCATCATTGCCCGTACTTTTTTTCAGAATTCGATACCGGAAGAATTGTCCGAAGCAGCAGACATCGATGGCTGCAGTGACATCCGGTTTATCTTCAGTATTATCCTGCCACTCGCCAAACCGATTATCGCCGTGTTGTCACTTATGTACGCTGTCGGTCAGTGGAATGCATACTTTGACGCCCTCATCTACCTGAAATCACAGTCGCTCTATCCGCTACAGCTGATATTGCGCAGTATTCTTATTCTGAACAGCAGTACGGGGAACATGGATGCATCGGAAATGATCAAACAGCAGCAGATGGCTGAACTCATGAAGTACTCGTTAATTGTGATGGCCAGCTTGCCGGTGTTAATCATTTATCCATTTGTTCAAAGGTATTTCGTGCAAGGTATGTTGATTGGCTCAGTCAAAGGATAAGTTCATTTTTTCTATTATTCATGAAGGAGAGGATTATATTGAAAAAAGCGGGATTCATCATTCTTGCCTGTATGCTGTTTACCTCGTTGGTACTTGCCGGATGTTCAAGTTCTGATAAGGGGAACGGGGAAGGCAGCGATCCATCAGGCAAGACAGCCATTAATGTGTTTGCTCACCAGGGTTCGGATACCAACCTGTCCACTAACAAATTCACGAAGAAAATGGAAGAGAAGTTTGATATTCAGTTTAACTGGACCACGGTTCCATTCGACGGTGCAGCGGAGAAAAGACAGATTTCCCTGGCTTCTGGTGATTATCCGGACTTGTATCTACTCATCCCTTGGGTAGATCGTTTCTCCCAGACAGACTTGTTGAAGTTTGGTCAGCAGGGGGTTATTTTGCCGCTGAATGATCTGATTGAGGAGCATGCTCCCAATATTAAAAAAGTGCTTGAAAGCAATGACTATTATCGGGCCATGAACACTGCTCCCGACGGAAATATCTATGGTCTGACGGGTCTGAATGAATGTTTTCACTGTTCATACCCGAACAAGATGTGGGTCAACACCAAATGGATGGAACAACTGGGCCTGACCGAACCCACGACGACAGAAGAATTTAAGGAAATGCTTCGGGCATTTAAAACGAAAGACCCGAACGGGAACGGTAAAGCCGACGAAGTACCGCTAAGCGGTTCGACTGAAAATTTCGGTGTGCACATTATTCCGTACTTGATGAACGGCTTTATCTATGACGACGATCGGAATTATCTCATTGTCAATCAGGGGAAAGTGGAGACCGTAGTGAACAAACCGGAGTGGAAAGAAGGGCTTGCCTATATTAAATCCCTGTACGATGAAGGGTTGATTGATCCAGGGGCATTTACCCAAAACGTCGGGGCCTTCAAAAAAATTGGCGATAACGCTGATGCACAGCTTCTTGGTGCGGGAGCAGCGATGCATCCATCGTTATTCGTAACGACTGCGGAAGGTTCACCTTACGGAAATGATTACAATCCCATCCCTCCATTGAAGGGACCCCATGCTGCTTATGCTACGTACAACTATCCAATTGATCCCGGAGCGTCCTTTGTACTGACAAACAAAGCCAGTGAGGCAACGCAGATCGCGGCCATAAAGCTGCTGGATTATATCTATACCCAGGAAGGAACCATGGCATCATATCTGGGAGAAGAGGGCGTAAGCTGGCGCAAACCACAAGAAGGAGAAGTGGCGCTCAATGATCAGATTGAGCCGTTATATAAAGCCATTCCGCTTCCTCCTGGAGAAGAACCTCGTAATGACAGTTGGGCTGCATTGAGTCAGTACAATCATTATCAGGCATATCGGGACTCCGAAGTACAGGGGACAGACATCTATGCCAATGATGGTGGTGAGCGACGTCTCTATGAGGCGACATTGTTAATGGAAGGCAAGGAACCAAAAGAGATTTTCCCTCATTGGGCATTGTGGGTAGATCCGTCCCAAGCTGATGAAGCCAGCATGATGCAGACCAATCTCAAGGATTACATCGATCAGAACGCCCTGCAATTTATTACTGGCGCCAAAAGTCTGGATAAGGATTGGGATGAATATGTGAAAGGCCTGGAGGGACTGAACATTAATCGATATCTGGAGATTATGCAGGCTTCCTATGATACTTCTTCTGTTTCCAAATAATTAAAGGATCTGAAGGTACAAGGTTATGCGTTCAGATATCTAGTTGAAACGAGGTGCCCTTTGTTTACCAACTTTAGCCTGAATGAAGTCAGGTTGACGAATGGAGATTTTGCTCATCGCCAGCAGCTTGTGCAAACCTATTTGATGTCATTCAACTTGGAACGGCTAGTACACACGTTCAGGCTAAATGCCGGAATGCCATCGTGCGCAGAACCGTTGAATGGCTGGGAAGCCGAAAATTGCAGCCTTAGAGGACATTTTACAGGACATTTTCTATCGGCATGTGCCAAGTTGGCTTTTGCCAATCAGCATCGGGCACTCACGGCAAAAGCCAACGAGATCGTGGATATTCTGGAATCCTGTGCACGTTCGGACGGCTATCTAAGCGCATTTGGGGAAGATCAGCTTGACCTGTTGGAAATCGAACAGAACCGAAAGGTATGGGCACCGTACTACACCCTGCATAAAATAATGCAGGGACTCATCGACTGCCATATATATCTGGGCAATGTGAAGGCGCTAACGCTTGGAGTGAAACTGGCCCATTATATATCTGGGCGGTTTGCGAGGCTCTCTTTGTGGCAAATCGATGGCATTCTCCGCTGTACAAAGCTGAATCCGGCAAATGAGTTCGGGGGAATGGGCGATGCGCTTTACTCACTCCATGAACTTACCGGGGATGTGAAAATACTGGAGCTTGCACATCTGTTCGACAGAGACTATTTTATAGGCCCCCTCGTTAACAGTCAGGATGTGCTTGCAGATTTGCATGCCAACACCCATCTTCCCATGATTATAGCGGCAATGCACCGTCACGAGATTACGGGTGAGAAGCAGTACAGAAAGGCGGCTGTACATTTTTACGAATGTTTGAAGGGAAGAACATTTGCCAATGGCAATAACAGTTCAAAGGCTTCATTTCCTGTTCAAGGCGAGGTTTCCGAAAAATCGGAACATTGGGGCGGCTTCGGAAGAATGGAAGATGCGCTAACAGGTGGAGAGAGTGAGAGCTGCTGTGCTCACAACACAGAACGCATGTTGGAGCGATTGCTTTCATGGTCCGATGCGGTTGAATACCTGGATCATATGGAATCATTGAAATATAACGCGATTCTGAACAGTGCGAGCAGCCAAACAGGGCTGTCACAATACCACCAGCCAATGGGAAACGGTGTAACTAAAACCTTCAGCAGCACCTATGATTCCTTCTGGTGCTGTACGGGTTCCGGCATCGAGGCGATGAGTGAACTGCAGAAAAACATCTGGTTCAGAAGCGGAAACAAACTGCTGTTGAATGCATTCATCTCGTCAACCCTTGAGTGGAGCGAGTATACCCGGATTGAGCAGCGCAGCACATTTCCCGATAACCTTGCTTCCAGCCTGGTCATCAAGACGGTCAGACCAGTGACATTGGCCTTGTACCTGAAGGCGAAGTCTGTCACAGCGGTTACAATCAACTCCAAGACGGCAAATTTACAATATAAGAACGGATACATTGTCCTGGAGCGAGAATTTCATGATTGGGATATCATTGAGATTGGAATTGATGCCAAGTTACATCTGGTTCCACTACAAGGTTCGGACAGCATGGCCGCAGTAATGTATGGCAGTATTCTGCTTGCACAGCTGGGTGAGTACAGAAGAGTGAAGGGAATAACGGCAGGTAATCTGCATGAGAAGATCGTCAGACTTCCCCAGGAACAACTGGTATTCACCGCAGAAAGTGAGCAAGGAGAAGTATTAAACTTCATTCCGCTGTTTCGGGTGGAGGAAGAAAGATACACTGTCTACCTGGATTTGCATAATGATGCTTCTGCTGTCCAGCCGTTCTCCATAGCCGAGACCGGCAGCGCGGCTTACGAGAACCAGACAACCAATAATTATGAAGAGGCATCCAGATCCTAAAGAAGCATGGAATACAGAGCGGGAAAAGTTACTCTCTGTATTTGCACACCGAAACGTTCCCGGTTCGCAGTTAGTACTTGCGAGCTGGGAATGTTTTTTTATTTACATAAATTAAATCGTAATATCATTGCATCCTTCTTAAAATTCTGTGATTGAACCTGTTTTCCCGGTCAGATATCATATGAACATCATTTCATTGTCTGGAGGGGAGACGTGCATGAAGAGGAAGATCTTTTATTATCGACAGCTGTTATCCTACATTCCTGTCTTTTTCATTGTAGTTACCTTTATGTTTTTCTTATACTACCAATTGCTGAGCAGTCAGAGTCGTAAGGAAGCGATCATGGCGAATGAAAGCTTGCTTGTTCAGGCCATGAATCTGGTTGATTCTTCACTGAAAACGATGGAGCAAGAACTGCTTTCCGAATTGCTGCACAATAATGAGCTTTTCTTATTTTGGAATGCCAGCCAAACGGACAACGACTACCTGCACATTCAGATAGCCGAGTTCATGAGACAGTTCAAGCAGGATCATCCGCTAGTGGATTCGATCTATGTTGTTCGAACGCATCATCCGGTTGTCATTAGTGACGCAACCATCACAACGTTGGAGGATTTTTCAGATGCTCCATTTATCCACTCACAGTTAACAAAGTCGGGGAATCACTGGACGGAACTCAGGAAGTTTGAACCCTTTTCCATTGTAGGTTATCGCCAGGTTGTCAGTCTAGTGCTCAGAAGTCCCGTTCTCCTTAACGGGGAAGGGCTGCTTGTTGTTAACCTGTCCCCCGGCAAAATGACCGAACTTGTCAACGGAATCTATGAACAGCAGATCAGCTATACCCGAATTCTGGATGGGGCAGGGCAGGATATTCTCGACTTGGCCGGGGCGGAGCATGACGATCTGTCTGTTGTTACGCAGAAAACCTCAGCATTAACCGGGTGGACGTATGTGAGCGGACCATTAAACGGTATTTTTGTAAACGCTACCAATGTCCTGTATAACGTCTGGTTTGTGATAGGCATCGTCATGATTATCGTCGGGGTTGGCTGGTTTTTTTACATTACGCGAAAAAGCTATAAGCCTATTGAACAGATCATCTCCAGGATCAACAGTTTTCCGCAGTTTAAGGATAGTCCTGTCTCGCAGGATCATCAGGGGCTTAAAGACGAGTTTGCATTCATTGAATCAGCACTGAATCTTTTTCTGGCACAGAATCGCATTTACCAGCAGCAAAATCGTGAAGATGAACAATTGAAGAAAACATATCTGCTCCAGCAATTGCTGGATGGCCAATATCCTGAGAATCCAAGCCAATGGGACTCACAGCAAAACGGATTTCAATTGAATGATCTAAACCAAAAACAGGTCATCTGTGTCGTAGAAATGGATGATTATGCTCGTTTTGTACAGTATTACTTGCCTCGGGATCAATATTTACTGAAGTTCGCCATTCTGAGCGTCATTCAGGAAACGGCTGAACAACACGGTTATACGATATGGGCGGGATGGATTTCGGGTGATGTTCTGGGAGCCATGCTGCAATTGGAGGATGAACAGGGAGTTGACCCACATCTGCTTCAGATGTTCGAGGATACACGGACGTGGATTGAGCAAAACATGAATCTCAGAATCAGTGTTGGTGTGGGAAGCATCGCCAATACGTATACGCATATTCCTGATTCTTATCGCCAAGCGCTGCAAGCGTTGAAATACAAGATGGTTTTGGGTGGCAACCAGGTCATTCTGTTTTCCAACGTAGATCAGGATAAAAAGGCAGGAGCGTTTGACTATTTCCAACTGGTTCATGCCATGGCACAATCCCTGCGTACAGCGAAGTCTGACTGGGGACAGCAATACAATACGATTATGCAGCAGATTGAGCAGGATATTCTGGACCGGGATAATATTGTAAGTCTGGTCGGGTATATGATCTATTCCATAGAGCGGGAAATAAGCAGACTTCCCAAAGAATTTCAAGAACTGTGGGCAGCAGAGGTCGAACCCTCCTTGCAGGATGCGTTGTCCTCTTCCGAGACGTTCCAGCAGCTTGAGGCGAATGTACGTCAACCGCTGGAGCAGCTGACAGAGCAGATTCGTATTTTTCAGGAGAAACGAACACATTCGGAACGGATTTTTGAGATTCGCAAATGCATTGAACGGGAGTATGGCAATCCTGAGCTCTCCCTCGATTATCTGGCGCAGCAATTCCAGCTTAGTCCCAAATCCATCAGCAAATTGTTTAAGGAAATGACGGGCAACAAGTTTGTCGATTATCTAATTGATGTTCGAATCAAGCGTGCAAAGCAATTACTGGAACAAACGACGTTGTCCGTGAATGAGGTTGCAGAGGAAGTGGGATACGCCAATGTGATTTCTTTTGGCCGGGCGTTCAAAAAACATGTAAATACTTCACCCGGAGAATATCGTAAATGGGCGCTAAATCGAA
This window contains:
- a CDS encoding helix-turn-helix domain-containing protein; this encodes MKRKIFYYRQLLSYIPVFFIVVTFMFFLYYQLLSSQSRKEAIMANESLLVQAMNLVDSSLKTMEQELLSELLHNNELFLFWNASQTDNDYLHIQIAEFMRQFKQDHPLVDSIYVVRTHHPVVISDATITTLEDFSDAPFIHSQLTKSGNHWTELRKFEPFSIVGYRQVVSLVLRSPVLLNGEGLLVVNLSPGKMTELVNGIYEQQISYTRILDGAGQDILDLAGAEHDDLSVVTQKTSALTGWTYVSGPLNGIFVNATNVLYNVWFVIGIVMIIVGVGWFFYITRKSYKPIEQIISRINSFPQFKDSPVSQDHQGLKDEFAFIESALNLFLAQNRIYQQQNREDEQLKKTYLLQQLLDGQYPENPSQWDSQQNGFQLNDLNQKQVICVVEMDDYARFVQYYLPRDQYLLKFAILSVIQETAEQHGYTIWAGWISGDVLGAMLQLEDEQGVDPHLLQMFEDTRTWIEQNMNLRISVGVGSIANTYTHIPDSYRQALQALKYKMVLGGNQVILFSNVDQDKKAGAFDYFQLVHAMAQSLRTAKSDWGQQYNTIMQQIEQDILDRDNIVSLVGYMIYSIEREISRLPKEFQELWAAEVEPSLQDALSSSETFQQLEANVRQPLEQLTEQIRIFQEKRTHSERIFEIRKCIEREYGNPELSLDYLAQQFQLSPKSISKLFKEMTGNKFVDYLIDVRIKRAKQLLEQTTLSVNEVAEEVGYANVISFGRAFKKHVNTSPGEYRKWALNRIEMR
- a CDS encoding beta-L-arabinofuranosidase domain-containing protein yields the protein MFTNFSLNEVRLTNGDFAHRQQLVQTYLMSFNLERLVHTFRLNAGMPSCAEPLNGWEAENCSLRGHFTGHFLSACAKLAFANQHRALTAKANEIVDILESCARSDGYLSAFGEDQLDLLEIEQNRKVWAPYYTLHKIMQGLIDCHIYLGNVKALTLGVKLAHYISGRFARLSLWQIDGILRCTKLNPANEFGGMGDALYSLHELTGDVKILELAHLFDRDYFIGPLVNSQDVLADLHANTHLPMIIAAMHRHEITGEKQYRKAAVHFYECLKGRTFANGNNSSKASFPVQGEVSEKSEHWGGFGRMEDALTGGESESCCAHNTERMLERLLSWSDAVEYLDHMESLKYNAILNSASSQTGLSQYHQPMGNGVTKTFSSTYDSFWCCTGSGIEAMSELQKNIWFRSGNKLLLNAFISSTLEWSEYTRIEQRSTFPDNLASSLVIKTVRPVTLALYLKAKSVTAVTINSKTANLQYKNGYIVLEREFHDWDIIEIGIDAKLHLVPLQGSDSMAAVMYGSILLAQLGEYRRVKGITAGNLHEKIVRLPQEQLVFTAESEQGEVLNFIPLFRVEEERYTVYLDLHNDASAVQPFSIAETGSAAYENQTTNNYEEASRS
- a CDS encoding ABC transporter substrate-binding protein, with protein sequence MKKAGFIILACMLFTSLVLAGCSSSDKGNGEGSDPSGKTAINVFAHQGSDTNLSTNKFTKKMEEKFDIQFNWTTVPFDGAAEKRQISLASGDYPDLYLLIPWVDRFSQTDLLKFGQQGVILPLNDLIEEHAPNIKKVLESNDYYRAMNTAPDGNIYGLTGLNECFHCSYPNKMWVNTKWMEQLGLTEPTTTEEFKEMLRAFKTKDPNGNGKADEVPLSGSTENFGVHIIPYLMNGFIYDDDRNYLIVNQGKVETVVNKPEWKEGLAYIKSLYDEGLIDPGAFTQNVGAFKKIGDNADAQLLGAGAAMHPSLFVTTAEGSPYGNDYNPIPPLKGPHAAYATYNYPIDPGASFVLTNKASEATQIAAIKLLDYIYTQEGTMASYLGEEGVSWRKPQEGEVALNDQIEPLYKAIPLPPGEEPRNDSWAALSQYNHYQAYRDSEVQGTDIYANDGGERRLYEATLLMEGKEPKEIFPHWALWVDPSQADEASMMQTNLKDYIDQNALQFITGAKSLDKDWDEYVKGLEGLNINRYLEIMQASYDTSSVSK
- a CDS encoding ABC transporter permease subunit → MLPPIAYFIIFKYVPMVNAVLAFKDYNVIKGIWGSPWAGTKYFELLFKNPAFVTLIKNTLYISFYSLIVGFPIPILLALALNEIKNIRFKKTVQMVTYAPYFISTVVMVSIIMLFLSPRLGIVNTIAGALGFEAVNFLGEPGLFRSIYVFSDVWQGMGYSAVIYLAALAGVDPSLYEAAKVDGANRIQKIINVDLPGLLPAAVIILILSVGNIMAVGFEKIYLLQNPLNLSASEIISTYVYKIGLLNANYSFATAVGLFNSVINLILLLIVNAVAKRLSNTSLW
- a CDS encoding carbohydrate ABC transporter permease, whose translation is MPNTQTNAGRPRIKSSSTIRESWGDRVFITVVYFMLTVVLIAVLYPLIYIVSSSLSSPAAVSSGKVWLWPIDLTFDGYKSVLRNDQVLTGYANSLFYTACGTFISVALTIMIAYPLSKKTFVGRSSLMMFITFTMLFSGGLIPTYLVVKTMGLIDTRWALLIPNAVWVWQVIIARTFFQNSIPEELSEAADIDGCSDIRFIFSIILPLAKPIIAVLSLMYAVGQWNAYFDALIYLKSQSLYPLQLILRSILILNSSTGNMDASEMIKQQQMAELMKYSLIVMASLPVLIIYPFVQRYFVQGMLIGSVKG
- a CDS encoding helix-turn-helix domain-containing protein; translated protein: MQLLWSKFSPVFRRFLISYLVILMIPQIAGYASYRASIEAARSSSIENSLKSLSLGKEIIERNLLQVEAFTRQLAVNPDLQNLIAGPKPHDLHNVYGMNRMQRSLSMYSSTNDYLSHFFIHIPNYNAIITPRTVYYRPEHYYAANQLDGMSFEQWHDQILKQPHFNEIIPLRNYKREILGTVLADVPAITFLQSLPLNSFNKPQATIGVMIDQDQMASLTQHIVDQYGGWTLVTDAEGQIIFSLGIEQGEAEQMAQNHRREGNTGETELNVQNVQPGSDGRLLISIQSSQNGWNYMAGIPEKALMTKADQIKQVTLVFTLATIALGLLFGLFLAYRNSAPVYRLLASFREQITDSPGRRGNEYDFLASHINNLIANNDSLKNAMNEQIPLLRDGFIKRLLTGEVYTSLELEVISSQAHISLHSSKGLAGLVKVNGYANPDSEETIHELGVARLLIKQVLTEWNAQLLITDWGTDQIAFACPLDENSLNEAIGRCEKELNTLMEVIYREHRISTTIGTGAAYEVWNDAGRSFDEAKQALDYAIHMGTDHLVRFEDTMKENELYYYPIESEQRLLNTIKVGEPEEAIRILEQLFLRNLEERELSYEMTQQFIMELKGTFLKLDEPKFKLDASLLEEYKSRVTSIQMTETITSLQAKFKQLTEDICGDFQRRRAGAHADTVSEMIYFIQQHYGDANLTIYRIAEHMSKSEKFISQLFKEHTGENLSDYVERVRIDAASNLLHSTGQTIDEIAEATGYNSAHSFRRAFKRVRGISPSVFRKMDVHSG